AGCTCCAGGACGACAACAACGAGCTGCGCGAGCTCTGCTGCTTCCTAGACGACGACCGGCAGAAGGGCAAGAAGCTGTCCCGGGAGTGGCAGCGGTTTGGCCGGTACTCCGCGAACGCCATGTGGAAGGAGGTGGGCACCTACCAGCTAAAGCTCAAAGAGCTCGAGACCAACCAGGAGAGGGTGGTGCGCGAGAACACGGACCTGAAGGAGATCATCTTCATGCTGGATGAGGACAGGAACGGAGTCGGTTCCCGGAGCTCCATAGACTCCCAGTCCAGCCTCACCAACCTGAACGGCGGGACAGGGACAGTTCGGGATGTCGGGGATGGGAGTAGTACCTCCAGCACAGGGAGCGCAGGAAGCCCCGACCACCATAACGGCCACAACCACATACACAAGCTGCCCGCGGAGAGGGAGGGCAAGCTGGGAAGCACCTTCCAGAGGAGGTCCATGGATGACCTGTCAGCACCACACCATCACAGGAGCATCCCTAATGGACTCTGTGGTAAGTCCAAGTTCCTACACCTGTCATACACCTGTTATACTCACCTGTCATACACCTGTTATACTCACCTGTCATACACCTGTTATACTCACCTGTCATACACCTGTTATACTCACCTGTCATACACCTGTTATACTCACCTGTCATACACCTGTTATACTCACCTGTCATTCACCTGTTATACTCACCTGTCATACACCTGTTATACTCACCTGTCATACACCTGTTATACTCACCTGTCATACACCTGTTATACTCACCTGTCATACACCTGTTATACTCACCTGTCATACACCTGTTATACTCACCTGTCATACACCTGTTATACTCACCTGTCTTACACCTGTTATACTCACCTGTCATTCACCTGTTATACTCACCTGTCATACACCTGTTATACTCACCTGTCATACACCTGTTATACTCACCTGTCATACACCTGTTATACTCACCTGTCATTCACCTGTTATACTCACCTGTCATACACCTGTTATAGCCTACATCTCTCCACCACACCTGTCCATAGGCCATCTCAATGGGCCATACCAGCCAAGCTTGAGCTGGGATGCTGAATGCATAGGATAAGGTGGAATTAGACTTTGCACCAGCAGTAGTTACTAACAAAGCAGAGCCATCCCTATATGggtctgagacagacagacagctattcAGACAGACATAtcgttcagacagacagacatactgttcagacagacaggcagacagacatacaggtcGTTCAGACAGACAGGCCATTCAGACAGACAGTCCGTTCAGACAGACAGGCCATTCAAAGAGATAGACAGACTGTTCAGACATACAGACCGCTCAGACAGTCCGTTCAGACAGACAGGCCattcaaacagacagacagactgttcagACATACAGACCGCTCAGACAGACgattcagacagacagaactacatcaTAACACAAGAGACGTTGGACAGTGATGCTGCCAAGGCCTGAGTGGCCCTCCATCCCCCAGATGGATTCAGTCAAGGCCTGAGTGGCCCTCCATCCCCCAGATGGATTCAGTCAAGGCCTGAGTGGCCCTCCATCCCCCAGATGGATTCAGTCAAGGCCTGAGTGGCCCTCCATCCCCCAGATGGATTCAGTCAAGGCCTGAGTGGCCCTCCATCCCCCAGATGGATTCAGTCAAGGCCTGAGTGGCCCTCCATCCCCCAGATGGATTCAGTCAAGGCCTGAGTGGCCCTCCATCCCCCAGATGGATTCAGCCAAGGCCTGAGTGGCCCTCCATCCCCCAGATGGATTCAGCCAAGGCCTGAGTGGCCCTCCATCCCCCAGATGGATTCAGCCAAGGCCTGAGTGGCCCTCCATCCCCCAGATGGATTCAGCCAAGGCCTGAGTGGCCCTCCATCCCCCAGATGGATTCAGTCAAGGCCTGAGTGGCCCTCCATCCCCCAGATGGATTCAGTCAAGGCCTGAGTGGCCCTCCACCCCCCAGATGGATTCAGTCAAGGCCTGAGTGGCCCTCCATCCCCCAGATGGATTCAGTCAAGGCCTGAGTGGCCCTCCATCCCCCAGATGGATTCAGTCAAGGCCTGAGTGGCCCTCCATCCCCCAGATGGATTCAGTCAAGGCCTGAGTGGCCCTCCATCCCCCAGATGGATTCAGTCAAGGCCTGAGTGGCCCTCCATCCCCCAGATGGATTCAGTCAAGGCCCACACAGCAGTGGATCAACCTGCCGTATGACAGAGTCTGACCGACTGGCTTTTTGGTGGACAGACACACCGCACCATATGTGTCACCATATGACTAAactattgttgttgttgtggttaccTCACTGTTGCTGTGTTTTAATCCTCCCTCATCCTGACGTGAAGTCATGTCTGGGAtgattataacacacacacacacacacacacacacacacacacacacacacacacacacacacacacacacacacacacacacacacacacacacacacacacacacacacacacacacacacacacacacacactcactcacaaagacacacacacacacacacacacacacacacacacacacactcacaaacacacacacacacacacacacacacacacacacacacacacacacacacacacacacacacacacacacacacacacacacacacacacacacacacacacacatacacacacacacacacacacactggatgctTAAGTAGTGTCTTCAGTGTATCACAATCAGATTGATGTGTGGTGAATTAGGTCAGTGAGTATCACGACCctgaaggaagaagaggagactATGTTAATTGGTTTTAGAAGGACTCCGGCAAATTGATTTTGGATGAGTTCACTGACTATCATTGTTGTCTTtggctgtcctccctctctctctctctcgttctcgttctcgttctctctctctcaattctgttaggtttctacactactttccttccatctatagcatttcttaataatatgcagttcctttggctttgatgccttgtgattgagtattgctctgttcaagtagactgtgattttgctgtgatctgataggggtgtcagtgggctgactgtgaacgctctgagagactctgggttgaggtcagtgataaagtagtctacagtactactgccaagagatgagctataggtgtacctaccataggagtcccctcacaGCCtatcattgactatgtacatacccagaatgtgacagagctgcaggagttgtgacccgtttttgttggttatgttgtcgtagttgtgtccAGGGGGAGGGAATTATGGGGGAGGGAATTATTTCACCTCCAGGTAGGCGTTTGTCCcactgtgtgctgagggtgtcaggttcttgtccagttctggcatttaggtcgtcaGAGACTAGTACCTGTCCTTGTGTCTGTAAAGGATTTACTTCcctctccaggatggagaagtgtcttcattaaagtatggggattctataaGTTTCACACAGGAGGGTATTTCTCACCCGTTGaaatcatttccttttgaatttctagccaaatgtaaaatgttcctgttttgattaatttaatgaagtgagttaggtctgctctataccaaattagcataccccctgagtcccttccctgtttcacacctggtagtttggtggatgggactaccagctctctgtaacctagagggcaaccagggGGTcaatctcctctataccatgtttcttgtaggatgataatgtctgtatttctgatttattttgtgaagtccaggttcctgctgtTTAGgtcaaaggcagatgacctcaggccttggattcTCCAAGATGAGATAGtgaggctttgtgttccataaagtgtccaatgttgttagtCGTGTGGTTTGGTCTcagaccagtaagtgtgagcagagcctgctgagcatctggtacatgccattgacttgggctagtgtaagagtggtGGTTGGACCTGTTTACCTGCTCACGGCCGGGGCAAATGTGTAACTTTCATGTTGAGGCCCTGTTTGTGGGAGTGGGgagcatggggtgggcaggaggggcataggtctgatctgagggggcctatatgggttgtggtcatggttggtTTGGGGGGGGGTATTGATTGTTTTGGAgtgggggtgtggatgtggctggtggtgctgtggtctggatgtagaAGTCTTTTCCTGGTagactctctctcttttctctttctccagACCTGATGAGCCCAGGGCATCTCTCTAAATCTGTCTCTAGTGCTGTGTTGTGAGCTTGGAATAGGACAGATGGCCTGATAAGGATGATTCGTTCACAGGCGACGCCTCCTGAACCTACACagatctccctctccgtctctttcACTATGGCCTGCTTAGgatatcgctctttctctctctccctctccgtctctttcACTATGGCCTGCTTAGgatatcgctctttctctctctccctctccctctctttcactatgGCCTGCTTAGgatatcgctctttctctctctccctctccgtctctttcACTATGGCCTGCTTAGgatatcgctctttctctctctccctctccgtctctttcACTATGGCCTGCTTAGgatatcgctctttctctctctccctctccgtctctttcACTATGGCCTGCTTAGgatatcgctctttctctctctccctctccctctctttcactatgGCCTGCTTAGgatatcgctctttctctctctccctctccctctctttcactatgGCCTGCTTAGgatatcgctctttctctctctccctctccctctctttcactatgGCCTGCTTAGgatatcgctctttctctctctccctctccctctctttcactatgGCCTGCTTAGgatatcgctctttctctctctccctctccctctctttcactatgGCCTGCTTAGGatatcgctctttctctccctctccctctccctctctttcactatgGCCTGCTTAGgatatcgctctttctctctctccctctccctctctttcactatgGCCTGCTTAGgatatcgctctttctctctctccctctccgtctctttcACTATGGCCTGCTTAGGatatcgctctttctctccctccctctccctctctttcactatgGCCTGCTTAGgatatcgctctttctctctctccctctccctctctttcactatgGCCTGCTTAGGatatcgctctttctctccctctccctctccctctctttcactatgGCCTGCTTAGGatatcgctctttctctccctctccctctccctctctttcactatgGCCTGCTTAGGatatcgctctttctctccctctccctctccctctctttcactatgGCCTGCTTAGgatatcgctctttctctctctccctctccgtctctttcACTATGGCCTGCTTAGgatatcgctctttctctctctccctctccgtctctttcACTATGGCCTGCTTAGgatatcgctctttctctctctccctctccctctctttcactatgGCCTGCTTAGGatatcgctctttctctccctccctctctgtctctttcactaTGGCCTGCTTAGGatatcgctctttctctccctccctctccctctctttcactatgGCCTGCTTAGGatatcgctctttctctccccccctctctctctccctctccgtctctttcACTATGGCCTGCTTAGGatatcgctctttctctccctccctctccctccctctccctctctttcactatgGCCTGCTTAGGatatcgctctttctctccctccctctccctctccctctctttcactatgGCCTGCTTAGGatatcgctctttctctccctgtccctctccctctccctctccctctccctctccctctccgtctctttcACTATGGCCTGCTTAGGatatcgctctttctctccctccctctctgtctctttcactaTGGCCTGCTTAGGatatcgctctttctctccctccctctccctctccctctccctctctttcactatgGCCTGCTTAGGatatcgctctttctctccctccctctccctctccctctccctctctttcactatgGCCTGCTTAGGatatcgctctttctctccctccctctctgtctctttcactaTGGCCTGCTTAGgatatcgctctttctctctctccctctccctctctttcactatgGCCTGCTTAGGatatcgctctttctctccctccctctctgtctctttcactaTGGCCTGCTTAGgatatcgctctttctctctctccctctccctctctttcactatgGCCTGCTTAGGatatcgctctttctctccctctccctctccctctctttcactatgGCCTGCTTAGgatatcgctctttctctctctccctctccctctctttcactatgGCATGCTTAGGatatcgctctttctctccctctccctctctgtctctttcactaTGGCCTGCTTAGGatatcgctctttctctccctccctctctgtctctttcactaTGGCCTGCTTAGgatatcgctctttctctctctccctctccctctctttcactatgGCCTGCTTAGGatatcgctctttctctccctctccctctccctctctttcactatgGCCTGCTTAGgatatcgctctttctctctctccctctccctctctttcactatgGCATGCTTAGGatatcgctctttctctccctccctctctgtctctttcactaTGGCCTGCTTAGGatatcgctctttctctccctccctctctgtctctttcactaTGGCCTGCTTAGGatatcgctctttctctccctccctctccctctttttcacTATGGCCTGCTTAGgatatcgctctttctctctctccctctccctctctttcactatgGCATGCTTAGGatatcgctctttctctccctccctctctgtctctttcactaTGGCCTGCTTAGGatatcgctctttctctccctccctctctgtctctttcactaTGGCCTGCTTAGGatatcgctctttctctccctccctctccctctttttcacTATGGCCTGCTTAAGGGACATTTGAAATGCATCAAGCGGACTAGAAATCAATGTCCCCGTCCTAAGACCTAAATACCCAGGCTTTAGCAGGCTGTTGGATGAAATACCATGATGAAATAGGATGCTAAGCCTGGTTTTAGCTGCATATCAccaccaataacacacacacacgcacacgcacacgcacacgcacacgcacacgcacacgcacacacacacacacacacacacacacacacacacacacacacacacacacacacacacacacacacacacacacacacacacacacacaccaataacgGCATGATCTGTCTGTAGGATAAATAGAATCTGTTTCGTGCTGTAACATACAAACAGACAGGCCGCCTATATCCAGACTCTGATTCGTTCATTCGTTTTAGGAAGGCAACAAAGGAGCACTTCTTGCAGGAAATTACGTTCTATATACACAGATGGTGTCTTTTGAGGTTCCAGTGATTCTACAATTTTCAAACCCTGAAGGTATATATACCCTATCCTAGCAGCATGCTAGCAAGCGGAGCTGCTTTTAAtctgcacacaaacacattttttgGCCATGTTTGTGCATCATTGCGTAACAGCAATATTGTGTCTGCTTGTCTGCCTGTGGCGGACTGGGACAGGGTTGGGGCTGGGCAACCTCTCTAACCTGATATTTTGCTAGAAGTGATGCCCTTGCATGTCCCTGAACCTTTCTCTTCACATCACACTGTTAGACAGAGGGCATTAGGACAATCTACACATATTGTCTGCTTGACTGGCATGGCCCATGTGTCAAGAAAAGGCTCACTGCAGTGAGTAATTAGTGCCGAGTCTAGTCTATTTGTGCTAAAAACCTTGTACAGATAGAGACTTTCTCTCACCCACCAtgatatctctctcccctccaactGATCTCTGTATAATACTacaactaataataataatagtaataataataatatacatattttttCATACAGAATCTCagtcacttaaaaaaaaaacgaaGCAAAGAAATTTCCGGGGGCTGTCAGTTGATGGGAGATTCCACAGATAGATGATGATGCCCAGCTGGTTGATGATCATTCAGAGCTGATGGATGAGGTCTAATGTTTGAAGTCCAAGGGAAACAGATGTTAGTTGTTGCCTGAATGTTAAGATGTGTAGCTTCGCTCATGGCGTCCAGATGCCAACGAGGCCTTGGGGACTTTAGTAGACAAACACGGAGGTGCTAAATGAGAGAACTGTGCCAGaatgggaggagagatggagagataggaggggaggagtgggggtAGAATATTCTAAACCTGGCTTGCTGTAAAATAAGGAATATACATCACCGGTTATTTATTACCTTTGGTATTACAGCATATACTGTAGACCCTTTTTCAGGACACACTGGTGCCACGCACAGATCAGCGAGACGCTTGGTATTACAGCATATACTGTAGACCCTTTTTCAGGACACACTGGTGCCACGCACAGATCAGCGAGACGCTTGGTATTACAGCATATACTGTAGACCCTTTTTCAGGACACACTGGTGCCACGCACAGATCAGCGAGACGCTTGGTATTACAGCATATACTGTAGACCCTTTTTCAGGACACACTGGTGCCACGCACAGATCAGCGAGACGCTTGGTATTACAGCATATACTGTAGACCCTTTTTCAGGACACACTGGTGCCACGCACAGATCAGCGAGACGCTTGGTATTACAGCATATACTGTAGACCCTTTTTCAGGACACACTGGTGCCACGCACAGATCAGCGAGACGCTTGGTATTACAGCATATACTGTAGACCCTTTTTCAGGACACACTGGTGCCACGCACAGATCAGCGAGACGCTTGGTATTACAGCATATACTGTAGACCCTTTTTCAGGACACACTGGTGCCACGCACAGATCAGCGAGACGCTTGGCGGCAGTCAGAAAGTCTTCTCCATCTGCACCCATTCAACATAACCTCGATGTACGttttattacttctaaacaaaaGCACTTTTATGGGTTCAAATACCCTTACAATGTTGTTTTGATTCTTGCTTGACCAGTCGCTACGATTATATTTGGTTGTGATCTTTACAAAATAACTCTTCTTGATGCAGcagttgttagctagaatgctaacgctcatTGACATATGCTGTAGCAAAATCTAAAGagccattttactggttgaagttgaAGTGTTTTAAAGAGAagtataatgcagttgatttgcgatgatgacacaaacattatattaagcaggacattcatacgagcCTTAAACTCCAATTATAACCCAGAAGTGGTGTGAAATGCGCTCATAAGCAACATGTAAATAGAGGCTTTTTTTGCTACAGTTCCATAAGAACTCCCCCATGTTCTGCCACCAACCTGCGTGCATCACCCTCATGAGTTCATGTTCTGCCACCAACCTGCGTGCATCGCCCTCGTGAAGCCATGTTCTGCCACCAACCTGCGTGCATGGCCATCGTGAGGCCATGTTCTGCCACCAACTTAGGTGCATCGCCCTCGTGAGGCCATGTTCTGCCACCAACTTAGGTGCATCGCCCTCGTGAGGCCATGTTCTGCCACCAACTTAGGTGCATCGCCCTCGTGAGGCCATGTTCTGCCACCAACTTAGGTGCATCGCCCTCGTGAGGCCATGTTCTGCCACCAACCTGCGTGCATCGCCATCGTGAGGCCATGTTCTGCCACCAACTTAGGTGCATCGCCCTCGTGAGGCCATGTTCTGCCACCAACCTGCGTGCATCGCCATCGTGAGGCCATGTTCTGCCACCAACTTAGGTGCATCGCCCTCGTGAGGCCATgtttgcaaacacagaaaggggtctaTACTATGCACCTTAATGTCAACCCAATcattgctctgttctgttctgcccacTCTCCACTCTTGGATTCTCCCACATAGCCCTCCACACATGTTTGGCTCCTCTCTCACAAAAGAGAGTGATGGGCACGAGACAGTGAAGTAAACAAAAGGCCTTCAAAGAGGCTTGGTTGTTGGGGGGGTTGGCTGGGAGGTGTTGGGGGGTGAGGCTGGGGAGAGGTGGGGTTACGCTGAGGTGAAGTAGTGTATTGGCTCGGGTTGTGGTGTTGGGGGGTAGGCTGGAGGGGGCAAGACAGGGGTGGAGTTTCTGGGGCATCCCACTGTCAGTGTAATGGGATTCCTCTGGCTTGGAGTTTACTGACACCTCTCTCCCCTTGGAGAGAACTAGCTCTATACAGAAACAGTCTTAAAGTGTAGCTTTCTATgcctggagagatggaggaatgcATACCGCATAGTCCTAACATTTACAAGTGGTAAAACACCAAGGAATAATTTACATGCAACTTCCTTCCAGACCTCTGTGTGATTGGATGGGTTAATAAAGATCATTGATTGGATGGGTTATTAAAGATCATTGATTGGATGGGTTATTAAAGATCATTGATTGGATGGGTTATTGAAGATCATTGATTGGATGGGTTATTGAAGATCATTGATTGGATGGGTTATTGAAGATCATTTATTGGATGGGTTATTGAAGATCATTGATTGGATGGGTTATTGAAGATCATTGATTGGATGGGTTATTGAAGATCATTTATTGGATGGGTTATTGAAGATCATTGATTGGATGGGTTATTACAGATCATTGATTGGATGGGTTATTGAAGATCATTGATTGGATGGGTTATTGAAGATCATTGATTGGATGGATTATTAAAGATCATTGATTGGATGGGTTATTGAAGATCATTGATTGGATGGGTTATTAAAGATCATTGATTGGATGGGTTATTGAAGATCATTGATTGGATGGGTTATTAAAGATCATTGATTGGTTGAAGCCTGAACTTACATTATGCCTGAAACTGTACTTCCTGTACATTACATGTCCCTATGTATGCAGCCATGTTGTTTTACATCCAGGAGCCAGTGCATTCATCTACAACCATCCACATACTGTAAACTGATCTAAGTGCATGCTGGCTAGGATAGCTGATGACGTCAAGCGTTGATTGGATCGTGAACAGAAACTATGCAGTCTTAAGTCATGttatattgtgtgtgtctgtgtctatgcaaAAGTCACTTGTGTTCTATTTACAGGAGCCACTGTCTGCATTCACTTATATCATTGGTGGTCTGGAATCTGGACTGGGATTCCACCCAAGGCCCTGAAATATGATGTATTTGAGTTGCACGTGTACAGGATGACTTGCATTGCATTGCAGAGGCTTgactttgtgtatgtgtgtgtgtctgtgcttctGTTTGTCTGACTACAGTTCTCCTATCCTACAGTCTGTTTTGTGTTAAACTGAGGCTCCAGACCTGATGAGCCCAGGGCATCTCTCTAAATCTGCCTCTAGTGCTGTGTTGTGAGCTTGGAATAGGACAGATGGCCTGATAAGGGTGATTCCTTCACAGGCCACACCTCCTGACCCTATACAGATCGTTGTTGTGAATTATTGAGCGGACCTCAGACCTCACAACCagaaagggcaatgggttctataactgattcaagtatttttaaacagatcctaattggtatgtcaaatgtcaaatgttacagttgaagtcgaaagtttacatacacttaggttggagtcattaaaactcatttttcaaccactccacacatttcttggtaacaaactgtagttttggcatttacatttacatttacatttaagtcatttagcagacgctcttatccagagcgacttacaaatcttCAGCAAATTATGTTCACCAAAAACGACAAATGATGTTGCACACTGCCAATTAGGGTATCAATACTTAACCACAACACTGTAGACAAGTAAAACAAAGGGACGTCCCTCAGATCACGAGAAGTTGTGTTGATGACACAGTTACGACTACAGTCCCATGTGTCCAAAAGTATCAACCAACCTGATATACACTTGACGTGGCATCTTCTTCATATGCACAGTAGAACCAGAACAGAACACTAAATACTTTTCAatgtcgattaggacatctactttgtgcatgacacaagtaatttttccaacaatcgtttacagacagattatttcacttagaattaa
This portion of the Salvelinus fontinalis isolate EN_2023a chromosome 27, ASM2944872v1, whole genome shotgun sequence genome encodes:
- the LOC129824867 gene encoding coiled-coil domain-containing protein 85C-B-like, whose translation is MAKNLSEGPKEPDLNQLPDEELLRCGKEELVKRLRRLDNENMSLMIDHGNMMKDVNRRLQVHLHEIRNLKEINQKLQDDNNELRELCCFLDDDRQKGKKLSREWQRFGRYSANAMWKEVGTYQLKLKELETNQERVVRENTDLKEIIFMLDEDRNGVGSRSSIDSQSSLTNLNGGTGTVRDVGDGSSTSSTGSAGSPDHHNGHNHIHKLPAEREGKLGSTFQRRSMDDLSAPHHHRSIPNGLCGKSKFLHLSYTCYTHLSYTCYTHLSYTCYTHLSYTCYTHLSYTCYTHLSYTCYTHLSFTCYTHLSYTCYTHLSYTCYTHLSYTCYTHLSYTCYTHLSYTCYTHLSYTCYTHLSYTCYTHLSFTCYTHLSYTCYTHLSYTCYTHLSYTCYTHLSFTCYTHLSYTCYSLHLSTTPVHRPSQWAIPAKLELGC